In Streptantibioticus cattleyicolor NRRL 8057 = DSM 46488, a genomic segment contains:
- the murD gene encoding UDP-N-acetylmuramoyl-L-alanine--D-glutamate ligase has translation MEFKGAHVTVAGLGVSGIAAARALTGLGARVTVVDGGDGERQRATAAELTAEGIGVRLGDGATLPEHTGLVVTSPGWKPTGPLFAAAEAAGVPVWGDVELAWRLRAPGAADWLAVTGTNGKTTTVRMLAAILRAAGLRTAAVGNIGTPILDVVRSAEPHDVLAVELSSYQLHWAPSVRAHSAAVLNLAPDHLDWHGSMAAYAADKGRIYEGNRIACVYNADDPATEALVREADVEEGCRAIGFTLGAPGPSQFGVVDGILLDRAFCPDRHRNAQELAEVSDLAAPAPHNIANALAAAALARAYGVQPAAVRDGLRAFRPEAHRITHVATVDGVAYVDDSKATNTHAAAASLAAYDHVVWIAGGLAKGATFDELVAGAAGRLRGVVLLGADRALIAQALARHAPEVPVTDLERTDTGAMAEAVDAARRLARPGDTVLLAPACASMDMFTDYGKRGDAFAEAVQGLTDHH, from the coding sequence ATGGAGTTCAAGGGCGCCCACGTCACCGTCGCCGGCCTCGGGGTCAGCGGCATCGCCGCCGCCCGGGCCCTGACCGGACTGGGCGCCCGGGTCACCGTGGTCGACGGCGGCGACGGCGAACGGCAGCGCGCCACCGCGGCGGAGCTGACCGCCGAGGGGATCGGCGTCCGCCTCGGCGACGGCGCCACGCTGCCCGAGCACACCGGCCTGGTGGTCACCTCGCCCGGCTGGAAGCCCACCGGCCCCCTGTTCGCCGCCGCCGAAGCGGCCGGCGTACCGGTCTGGGGCGACGTGGAACTGGCCTGGCGGCTGCGGGCACCGGGGGCCGCCGACTGGCTCGCGGTCACCGGCACCAACGGCAAGACCACCACCGTCCGGATGCTCGCCGCCATCCTCCGGGCGGCCGGGCTGCGGACGGCCGCCGTCGGCAACATCGGCACCCCGATCCTCGACGTGGTCCGCTCCGCCGAGCCCCACGACGTGCTCGCCGTCGAACTCTCCAGCTACCAGCTGCACTGGGCGCCCTCGGTACGCGCCCACTCCGCCGCCGTCCTCAACCTCGCCCCCGACCACCTCGACTGGCACGGCTCCATGGCCGCCTACGCCGCCGACAAGGGCCGCATCTACGAGGGCAACCGGATCGCCTGCGTCTACAACGCCGACGACCCCGCCACCGAGGCCCTGGTGCGCGAGGCCGACGTCGAGGAGGGGTGCCGCGCCATCGGCTTCACCCTCGGCGCCCCGGGCCCCTCGCAGTTCGGCGTGGTCGACGGCATCCTGCTCGACCGCGCGTTCTGCCCCGACCGGCACCGCAACGCCCAGGAGCTGGCCGAGGTCTCCGACCTGGCCGCGCCGGCCCCGCACAACATCGCCAACGCGCTGGCCGCCGCCGCCCTCGCCCGGGCCTACGGCGTCCAGCCCGCCGCCGTCCGCGACGGCCTGCGCGCCTTCCGCCCCGAGGCCCACCGCATCACGCACGTGGCCACCGTGGACGGCGTGGCCTACGTGGACGACTCCAAGGCCACCAACACCCACGCCGCGGCAGCCTCGTTGGCCGCCTACGACCACGTGGTGTGGATCGCCGGCGGGCTGGCCAAGGGCGCCACCTTCGACGAGCTGGTGGCCGGCGCGGCCGGCCGGCTGCGCGGCGTGGTGCTGCTCGGCGCCGACCGCGCGCTGATCGCCCAAGCGCTGGCGCGACACGCCCCCGAGGTCCCGGTGACCGACCTGGAACGGACCGACACTGGGGCGATGGCCGAGGCGGTCGACGCCGCGCGGCGCCTCGCCCGGCCGGGCGACACCGTCCTGCTGGCCCCCGCCTGCGCCTCGATGGACATGTTCACCGACTACGGCAAGCGCGGCGACGCCTTCGCCGAGGCCGTACAGGGCCTGACCGACCACCACTAG
- a CDS encoding UDP-N-acetylmuramoyl-tripeptide--D-alanyl-D-alanine ligase, producing MIALTLAEVAQAVGGSMHDIPDPQAPVGGPVVIDSREVRPGGLFAAFRGERVDGHDYAAQAVADGAVAVLATRPLGVPAIVVDDVQRALGALARTVIARLGTTVVALTGSSGKTSTKDLIAQVLQRLAPTVWTPGSLNNEIGLPLTALRADDGTRHLVLEMGARGIGHIRYLTELTPPRIGVVLNVGSAHLGEFGGREQIAQAKGELVEALPAGADGGVAVLNADDPLVRAMAARTTARVVLFGESEEAEVRAEDVRLDDGGRPVFTLRTPSGCAPVTLRLYGEHHVSNALAAAAVARELGMPTPQIASALSEAGTLSRWRMEVVERPDGVTVVNDAYNANPESMRAALRALAAMGDAARARGGRTWAVLGEMAELGDDSLAEHDAVGRLAVRLNVSKLVAVGGEPAAWLDMGAKNEGSWGEESVHVSDAETAIDLLRSQLRPGDVVLVKASRAMGLERVAQALLDGAGAEGTR from the coding sequence GTGATCGCACTCACCCTCGCCGAGGTCGCGCAGGCGGTCGGCGGGAGCATGCACGACATACCCGACCCCCAGGCGCCGGTCGGCGGACCCGTGGTGATCGACTCCCGCGAGGTACGCCCCGGCGGCCTGTTCGCCGCCTTCCGCGGAGAGCGCGTGGACGGCCACGACTACGCGGCGCAGGCCGTCGCGGACGGCGCCGTGGCCGTACTCGCCACGCGCCCGCTCGGCGTCCCCGCGATCGTGGTGGACGACGTGCAGCGGGCGCTGGGCGCGCTCGCCCGGACCGTCATCGCACGGCTGGGCACCACCGTGGTGGCGCTCACCGGATCCTCCGGCAAGACCAGCACCAAGGACCTGATCGCCCAGGTGCTCCAGCGGCTGGCCCCCACCGTGTGGACCCCCGGCTCGCTCAACAACGAGATCGGGCTGCCGCTGACCGCGCTGCGCGCCGACGACGGCACCCGCCACCTGGTGCTGGAGATGGGCGCCCGGGGCATCGGGCACATCCGCTACCTGACCGAACTGACCCCGCCGCGGATCGGCGTGGTGCTCAACGTGGGCTCCGCGCACCTCGGCGAGTTCGGCGGCCGGGAGCAGATCGCCCAGGCCAAGGGCGAGTTGGTGGAGGCGCTGCCGGCCGGGGCGGACGGCGGGGTGGCGGTGCTCAACGCCGACGACCCGCTGGTGCGCGCCATGGCCGCGCGGACCACGGCCCGGGTGGTGCTCTTCGGCGAGTCCGAGGAGGCCGAGGTGCGGGCCGAGGACGTCCGGCTGGACGACGGCGGACGCCCGGTCTTCACCCTGCGCACACCCTCCGGGTGCGCCCCGGTGACCTTGCGGCTGTACGGTGAGCACCACGTGTCGAACGCGCTCGCCGCGGCAGCCGTCGCCCGTGAACTCGGCATGCCCACGCCACAGATCGCCTCCGCGCTCTCCGAGGCCGGCACGCTCTCGCGCTGGCGGATGGAGGTCGTCGAGCGCCCGGACGGTGTGACGGTCGTCAACGACGCCTACAACGCGAACCCCGAGTCCATGCGGGCCGCGCTCCGCGCGCTCGCCGCCATGGGCGACGCCGCCCGGGCACGCGGGGGGCGCACCTGGGCGGTGCTCGGCGAGATGGCCGAACTCGGCGACGATTCGCTCGCCGAGCACGACGCCGTCGGGCGGCTGGCCGTCCGGCTCAACGTCAGCAAGCTCGTGGCCGTCGGCGGCGAACCGGCCGCCTGGCTGGACATGGGCGCCAAGAACGAGGGTTCGTGGGGTGAGGAGTCGGTGCACGTGTCCGACGCGGAGACGGCGATCGACCTGTTGCGCAGCCAACTGCGCCCGGGGGACGTCGTGCTGGTGAAGGCTTCGAGGGCGATGGGCCTGGAGCGGGTGGCGCAGGCGCTGCTGGACGGTGCCGGGGCGGAGGGCACCCGGTGA
- the mraZ gene encoding division/cell wall cluster transcriptional repressor MraZ, which produces MFLGTYAPRLDDKSRLVLPARFREQLAAGLVITKGQERCLCVWPEAEFRAVTEQLRQAPVTSKAARDYMRVLFAGATDEVPDKQGRITVPQPLREYAGLTRDCAVIGANNRVEIWDAAAWESYLAAQEESFAALSQEVLPGIV; this is translated from the coding sequence ATGTTCCTCGGGACGTACGCGCCCCGGCTGGACGACAAGAGCCGGCTGGTCCTCCCCGCCCGGTTCCGCGAGCAGCTCGCGGCTGGCCTGGTGATCACCAAGGGGCAGGAACGCTGCCTGTGCGTATGGCCGGAGGCCGAGTTCCGCGCGGTCACCGAGCAGTTGCGGCAGGCGCCGGTGACCTCCAAGGCCGCCCGGGACTACATGCGGGTGCTCTTCGCCGGCGCCACCGACGAGGTCCCCGACAAGCAGGGCCGCATCACCGTGCCGCAGCCGCTGCGCGAGTACGCGGGGCTGACCCGCGACTGCGCGGTGATCGGCGCCAACAACCGGGTGGAGATCTGGGACGCCGCCGCCTGGGAGAGCTACCTCGCCGCCCAGGAGGAGAGCTTCGCCGCGCTGTCGCAGGAGGTGCTGCCCGGCATAGTGTGA
- a CDS encoding FtsB family cell division protein translates to MTRRPRPVPARTGKSRPAPARTGRARAARAPFVVLVVVLLATGLVSLLLLNAAINQGSFQLAELKKETTRLTDERQALQQEVEQDSAPGTLQERARRLGMVPGGTPALLTPDGSVRGVPGSASATPGAP, encoded by the coding sequence GTGACCCGCAGACCCCGCCCCGTCCCGGCCCGTACCGGCAAGTCCCGTCCCGCGCCGGCCCGTACCGGCCGGGCCCGCGCCGCCCGCGCCCCGTTCGTGGTGCTGGTGGTCGTCCTGCTGGCCACCGGGCTGGTCTCGCTGCTGCTGCTCAACGCCGCCATCAACCAGGGCTCCTTCCAGCTCGCCGAGTTGAAGAAGGAGACCACCCGGCTCACCGACGAGCGGCAGGCGCTCCAGCAGGAGGTGGAGCAGGACTCCGCCCCCGGCACCCTCCAGGAACGGGCCCGCCGGCTGGGCATGGTGCCCGGCGGCACCCCCGCCTTACTCACCCCCGACGGCTCGGTGCGCGGCGTCCCCGGATCGGCCTCGGCCACCCCGGGGGCGCCGTGA
- a CDS encoding peptidoglycan D,D-transpeptidase FtsI family protein has translation MIEQRPPRRGQLPRPAEGERKPRPQGRPRPAPRGRPAPQGRPARRGGGGTLRLGRPRPRLRLVAVLLTLVLLAFVVRLFQVQVVDAPAYAAKADVNRYQPVEVAAVRGDITDRAGVPLATSVDAYDITADPYLFTPGQAKRPDAPQRAARLLAPVLGVDAGTLAARLATPKSRYVVLARRRSPQVWNRVKELKNAPAARPAGPGAAGLLAGVLAQSTSKRVYPAGDLAAGVIGFVNGENAGAGGLEAALNGELAGKPGRMTFAASGAQQIPAAGMQQQPAVPGADVELTIDRDIQWAAQNAITRQVEAAHADRGYVVVQDARNGQILAMADAPGFDPNDLTHADRAALGNAALQDAYEPGSVSKLVSMAAVLDQGVATPLTRVVVPGTLQREDRVFHDDVDHGTWDLTLNGVLAKSSNIGTILATGHLGRTQFQADQVLYDYLRKFGIGEPTGLRFPGETPGIFAPPQKWSTSQQYTIPFGQGLSVNAVQATSIYSTIADGGVRITPTLVKGTVGPDGRFTAAPAPKRTRVVSEQTARTLSRMLESVVGDEQGTGTAARIPGYRVAGKTGTANRVDPVTGRYHGYTASFMGFAPADNPRITVSCVVQNPTVGSYFGGPNCGPVFKEVMEFALKTLQVPPSATAAAPFPVDFRPENR, from the coding sequence GTGATCGAGCAGAGGCCGCCACGGCGGGGGCAGCTCCCGCGGCCCGCCGAGGGGGAGAGGAAACCACGCCCGCAGGGCCGCCCGCGTCCCGCGCCGCGGGGCCGTCCCGCGCCGCAGGGCCGCCCGGCCCGCCGTGGTGGCGGCGGGACGCTGCGGCTCGGCCGCCCCCGGCCCCGGCTGCGGCTGGTCGCCGTCCTCCTCACCCTGGTGCTCCTCGCCTTCGTGGTACGCCTGTTCCAGGTGCAGGTGGTCGACGCTCCGGCGTACGCGGCCAAGGCCGACGTCAACCGCTACCAGCCGGTGGAGGTGGCCGCGGTGCGCGGCGACATCACCGACCGGGCCGGGGTGCCGCTGGCCACCAGCGTGGACGCCTACGACATCACCGCCGACCCCTACCTGTTCACCCCCGGCCAGGCCAAGCGGCCGGACGCCCCGCAGCGCGCGGCCCGCCTCCTCGCCCCCGTCCTCGGGGTGGACGCCGGCACCCTCGCCGCCCGGCTGGCCACCCCCAAGAGCCGCTACGTGGTGCTCGCCCGGCGCCGCTCCCCCCAGGTGTGGAACCGGGTCAAGGAGCTGAAGAACGCCCCGGCCGCCCGCCCGGCCGGACCGGGCGCCGCCGGACTGCTCGCCGGGGTCCTCGCCCAGAGCACCAGCAAGCGGGTCTACCCGGCCGGCGACCTCGCGGCCGGCGTCATCGGCTTCGTCAACGGCGAGAACGCCGGCGCCGGCGGTCTGGAGGCCGCCCTCAACGGCGAACTGGCCGGAAAACCCGGCCGGATGACCTTCGCCGCCTCCGGAGCCCAGCAGATCCCCGCGGCCGGCATGCAGCAGCAGCCCGCGGTGCCCGGCGCCGACGTCGAGCTCACCATCGACCGCGACATCCAGTGGGCCGCGCAGAACGCCATCACCCGGCAGGTCGAGGCGGCCCACGCGGACCGCGGTTACGTGGTGGTGCAGGACGCCCGCAACGGGCAGATCCTCGCCATGGCCGACGCCCCCGGCTTCGACCCCAACGACCTCACCCACGCCGACCGCGCCGCCCTCGGCAACGCCGCCCTCCAGGACGCCTACGAACCCGGCAGCGTCAGCAAGCTGGTCTCCATGGCCGCCGTCCTCGACCAGGGCGTGGCCACCCCGCTGACCCGGGTCGTGGTGCCCGGCACCCTCCAGCGCGAGGACCGCGTCTTCCACGACGACGTCGACCACGGCACCTGGGACCTGACCCTCAACGGCGTCCTCGCCAAGTCCAGCAACATCGGCACCATCCTGGCCACCGGCCACCTCGGCCGCACCCAGTTCCAGGCCGACCAGGTGCTCTACGACTACCTGCGCAAGTTCGGCATCGGCGAGCCGACCGGGCTCCGCTTCCCCGGCGAGACCCCCGGCATCTTCGCGCCCCCGCAGAAGTGGTCCACCTCGCAGCAGTACACCATCCCGTTCGGCCAGGGCCTGTCGGTCAACGCGGTGCAGGCCACCTCGATCTACTCCACCATCGCCGACGGAGGTGTCCGGATCACGCCCACCCTGGTCAAGGGGACGGTGGGCCCGGACGGCCGGTTCACCGCGGCGCCGGCGCCCAAGCGCACCCGGGTGGTGAGCGAGCAGACCGCCAGGACCCTCTCCCGGATGCTGGAGTCCGTGGTCGGCGACGAACAGGGCACCGGCACCGCCGCCCGCATCCCCGGCTACCGCGTCGCGGGCAAGACCGGCACGGCCAACCGGGTGGATCCGGTCACCGGCCGCTACCACGGCTACACCGCCTCGTTCATGGGGTTCGCCCCCGCCGACAACCCCCGGATCACCGTCTCCTGCGTGGTGCAGAACCCCACCGTGGGCAGCTATTTCGGCGGTCCCAACTGCGGACCGGTCTTCAAGGAGGTCATGGAGTTCGCCCTCAAGACCCTCCAGGTGCCGCCGTCCGCCACCGCCGCCGCCCCGTTCCCCGTCGATTTCCGGCCGGAAAACCGGTGA
- a CDS encoding UDP-N-acetylmuramoyl-L-alanyl-D-glutamate--2,6-diaminopimelate ligase, whose product MTTITKPSRDGTGAHAPAPAPFRSHPRTPGNLTAVPHADQSTTLHRGGTPNAHDGPGKQPGPPRPSQVRPKPLAELAGQLGTAAPAGDALVTGITHDSRAVRPGDIYAALPGARFHGADFTAQAAERGAVAVLTDPAGRDRAAATGLPVLTVADPRARMGALAAAVYDEPGRDLLQIGITGTSGKTTTAYLVEGGLRAVHGDDTGLIGTVESRIGTERLKSERTTPEATDLQALFAAMRERGVRAVAMEVSSHALVLGRVDGAVFDVAVFTNLSPEHMEFHSGMEDYFQAKAQLFTPARSRRGVVNHDDEYGRRLLAEATVPLVSFSAEGHPDADWRAEEVVVGTEGSTFTAVGPGGERIRAAAPLPGPFNVANALAALVALVTAGIDARTAADGIAAVTGVPGRLERVDAGQPFLAVVDYAHKTDAVESVLRALRKVTEGRVHIVLGCGGDRDQHKRGPMGAACARLADTAVLTSDNPRSEDPLAILAAMLAGAAEVPAHERGHVTVEPDRATAIATAVARAEPGDTVLVAGKGHEQGQDIAGVVRPFDDREVLREAIEHASRRQPQPKDQDQQ is encoded by the coding sequence GTGACAACGATCACAAAACCATCCCGGGACGGAACCGGAGCACACGCCCCGGCCCCGGCCCCTTTTCGCTCCCACCCCCGCACGCCGGGTAACCTCACCGCCGTGCCACATGCTGATCAGTCCACCACCCTGCACCGCGGGGGTACCCCCAACGCGCACGACGGCCCGGGCAAGCAGCCGGGCCCTCCGCGCCCGTCCCAGGTCCGCCCCAAGCCGCTCGCGGAACTGGCCGGGCAGCTCGGCACCGCGGCGCCGGCCGGGGACGCCCTCGTCACCGGCATCACCCACGACTCGCGGGCGGTGCGCCCCGGTGACATCTACGCGGCCCTGCCCGGCGCCCGGTTCCACGGCGCCGACTTCACCGCGCAGGCCGCCGAACGCGGGGCCGTCGCCGTACTGACCGACCCCGCGGGGCGCGACCGCGCGGCGGCCACCGGGCTGCCGGTGCTCACCGTCGCCGATCCGCGCGCCCGGATGGGGGCGCTCGCCGCCGCCGTCTACGACGAGCCCGGCCGCGACCTGCTCCAGATCGGCATCACCGGCACCTCCGGCAAGACCACCACCGCCTACCTGGTGGAAGGCGGGCTGCGCGCGGTCCACGGCGACGACACCGGGCTGATCGGCACCGTCGAGTCGCGGATCGGCACCGAACGGCTCAAGAGCGAACGCACCACGCCCGAGGCCACCGACCTCCAGGCGCTCTTCGCCGCCATGCGCGAGCGCGGGGTGCGGGCGGTGGCCATGGAGGTCTCCAGCCACGCCCTGGTGCTCGGCCGGGTCGACGGCGCCGTCTTCGACGTGGCCGTCTTCACCAACCTCAGCCCGGAGCACATGGAGTTCCACTCCGGCATGGAGGACTACTTCCAGGCCAAGGCGCAGTTGTTCACCCCGGCGCGCAGCCGCCGCGGCGTGGTCAACCACGACGACGAGTACGGCCGCCGGCTGCTCGCCGAGGCCACCGTGCCGCTGGTGAGCTTCTCCGCCGAGGGCCACCCGGACGCCGACTGGCGGGCCGAGGAGGTGGTGGTGGGCACCGAGGGCAGCACCTTCACCGCCGTCGGCCCCGGGGGCGAGCGGATCCGCGCCGCCGCGCCGCTGCCCGGCCCGTTCAACGTCGCCAACGCGCTGGCCGCCCTGGTCGCCCTGGTCACCGCCGGGATCGACGCGCGGACCGCCGCCGACGGCATCGCCGCGGTGACCGGCGTCCCCGGCCGCCTCGAACGGGTCGACGCCGGACAGCCGTTCCTGGCCGTGGTGGACTACGCGCACAAGACCGACGCCGTCGAATCGGTGCTGCGCGCGCTGCGCAAGGTCACCGAGGGCCGCGTCCACATCGTGCTCGGCTGCGGCGGCGACCGCGACCAGCACAAGCGCGGACCGATGGGCGCCGCCTGCGCCCGGCTCGCGGACACCGCCGTACTCACCTCGGACAACCCCCGTTCCGAGGACCCGCTGGCGATCCTGGCCGCCATGCTCGCCGGTGCCGCCGAGGTACCGGCCCATGAACGCGGCCATGTCACCGTGGAGCCCGACCGGGCCACCGCGATCGCCACCGCCGTGGCCCGCGCCGAGCCGGGCGACACCGTGCTCGTCGCGGGCAAGGGCCATGAGCAGGGCCAGGACATCGCCGGAGTGGTACGCCCCTTCGACGACCGGGAGGTGCTGCGCGAGGCGATCGAGCACGCCTCGCGTCGGCAGCCGCAGCCAAAGGACCAGGACCAGCAGTGA
- the rsmH gene encoding 16S rRNA (cytosine(1402)-N(4))-methyltransferase RsmH, with protein MLERCLELLAPALREPGAVVVDATLGLGGHSEALLTAFPQARLIAVDRDPAALELAGKRLAPFGDRATLVHAVYDELPQVLGRLGVPEVQGVLFDLGVSSMQLDEAERGFAYAQDAPLDMRMNQDTGVSAAEVLNTYPPGELVRILRTYGEEKFARKIVEAVVREREQEPFTNSARLVELIRQALPQAAKRTGGNPAKRTFQALRIEVNGELHVLERAVPAAVAALAVGGRIAVLSYHSLEDRLVKQVLAAGATSTAPPGLPVVPERYQPRLKLLTRGAELPTEEEVAANRRAAPARLRAAERIRKDPSGAAEGAP; from the coding sequence ATGCTGGAGCGCTGCCTGGAGCTGCTCGCCCCGGCGCTGCGCGAGCCCGGCGCCGTGGTGGTCGACGCCACCCTCGGCCTCGGCGGCCACAGCGAGGCGCTGCTGACCGCCTTCCCGCAGGCCAGGCTGATCGCCGTCGACCGCGACCCGGCCGCGCTGGAACTCGCCGGCAAGCGGCTGGCCCCCTTCGGCGACCGGGCCACCTTGGTGCACGCCGTCTACGACGAACTGCCGCAGGTACTCGGCCGGCTCGGCGTCCCCGAGGTGCAGGGCGTCCTGTTCGACCTCGGCGTCTCCTCGATGCAACTGGACGAGGCGGAACGCGGTTTCGCCTACGCCCAGGACGCCCCGCTGGACATGCGGATGAACCAGGACACCGGGGTCAGCGCCGCCGAGGTGCTCAACACCTACCCGCCCGGCGAACTCGTGCGCATCCTGCGGACCTACGGCGAGGAGAAGTTCGCCCGCAAGATCGTCGAAGCGGTCGTCCGGGAACGCGAGCAGGAACCGTTCACCAACAGCGCCCGGCTGGTCGAGCTGATCCGCCAGGCGCTGCCGCAGGCCGCCAAGCGCACCGGCGGCAACCCGGCCAAGCGCACCTTCCAGGCGCTGCGCATCGAGGTCAACGGCGAACTCCACGTGCTCGAACGGGCGGTCCCGGCCGCCGTGGCCGCCCTGGCGGTGGGCGGCCGGATCGCCGTCCTCTCCTACCACTCGCTGGAGGACCGGCTGGTCAAGCAGGTGCTGGCGGCCGGCGCGACGAGCACCGCGCCGCCCGGCCTGCCGGTGGTCCCCGAGCGCTACCAGCCGCGGCTGAAGCTGCTCACCCGCGGCGCCGAACTCCCCACCGAGGAGGAGGTGGCCGCCAACCGCCGGGCCGCCCCCGCCCGGCTGCGCGCCGCCGAACGGATCCGCAAGGACCCCTCCGGCGCGGCGGAAGGGGCGCCGTGA
- the mraY gene encoding phospho-N-acetylmuramoyl-pentapeptide-transferase, with amino-acid sequence MKQILISGVLALFLSLIGTPLLIKLLASKGYGQFIRDDGPKAHASKRGTPTMGGIAFILATLVAYALTKVIVSERPTMSGLLVLFLFAGLGLVGFLDDYIKIVKQRSLGLRAKAKMAGQFIVGIAFAILSLNFADARGVTPASTRLSFTQDFGWSIGPVIFVVWALFMILAMSNGVNLTDGLDGLATGASVMVFAAYTVIGVWQYGQSCANPLTAGAGCYEVRDPLDLAVVAAALMGACFGFLWWNTSPAKIFMGDTGSLALGGALAGLAICSRTELLLAILGGLFVLITLSVVIQVGSFRLTGRRVFRMAPLQHHFELKGWSEVLVVVRFWIIQGMCMAVGLGLFYAGFVASR; translated from the coding sequence ATGAAGCAGATCCTCATCTCCGGCGTCCTGGCGCTCTTCCTCTCGCTGATCGGCACCCCGCTGCTGATCAAGCTGCTGGCCAGCAAGGGGTACGGGCAGTTCATCCGGGACGACGGCCCCAAGGCGCACGCCAGCAAACGCGGCACCCCGACCATGGGCGGCATCGCCTTCATCCTGGCCACCCTGGTCGCCTACGCGCTGACCAAGGTGATCGTCTCCGAGCGGCCCACCATGTCCGGGCTGCTGGTGCTCTTCCTCTTCGCCGGCCTCGGCCTGGTCGGCTTCCTGGACGACTACATCAAGATCGTCAAGCAGCGCAGCCTGGGCCTGCGGGCCAAGGCGAAGATGGCCGGCCAGTTCATCGTCGGCATCGCCTTCGCCATCCTCTCGCTCAACTTCGCCGACGCCCGCGGGGTCACGCCCGCCTCCACCCGGCTCTCCTTCACCCAGGACTTCGGCTGGTCCATCGGCCCGGTGATCTTCGTGGTCTGGGCGCTCTTCATGATCCTGGCCATGTCCAACGGCGTGAACCTCACCGACGGCCTGGACGGCCTGGCCACCGGCGCCTCGGTGATGGTCTTCGCCGCCTACACCGTCATCGGCGTCTGGCAGTACGGCCAGTCCTGCGCCAACCCGCTCACCGCCGGCGCCGGCTGCTACGAGGTACGCGACCCGCTGGACCTGGCGGTGGTGGCCGCCGCGCTGATGGGCGCCTGCTTCGGCTTCCTGTGGTGGAACACCTCGCCGGCCAAGATCTTCATGGGCGACACCGGTTCGCTGGCGCTCGGCGGCGCCCTGGCCGGTCTGGCGATCTGCTCGCGCACCGAGCTGCTGCTGGCCATCCTCGGCGGCCTGTTCGTGCTCATCACCCTCTCCGTGGTGATCCAGGTCGGCTCCTTCCGGCTCACCGGACGACGGGTCTTCCGGATGGCGCCACTCCAGCACCACTTCGAGCTCAAGGGGTGGAGCGAGGTCCTGGTGGTGGTCCGGTTCTGGATCATCCAGGGCATGTGCATGGCGGTGGGCCTCGGCCTGTTCTACGCCGGATTCGTGGCCTCCAGGTGA
- a CDS encoding beta-class carbonic anhydrase: MSTTSSTPAEPVTGSVTDRLVAANRAYADQFTDPGMDARPVLKVAVVACMDARIDLHAALGLHLGDCHTIRNAGGVVTDDTIRSLTISQRALGTRSVVLIHHTGCGLESLTEDFRTELEHEVGQRPTWAVDGFTDVDQDVRQSINRVRTSPFLLHTDDVRGFVFDVHTGLLREITAE, encoded by the coding sequence ATGTCCACTACCTCGTCCACCCCCGCAGAGCCGGTCACCGGCAGCGTCACCGACCGCCTCGTCGCCGCCAACCGCGCCTACGCCGACCAGTTCACCGACCCGGGCATGGACGCCCGCCCGGTGCTCAAGGTCGCCGTCGTCGCCTGCATGGACGCCCGGATCGACCTGCACGCAGCGCTCGGTCTGCACCTGGGCGACTGCCACACCATCCGCAACGCCGGCGGCGTGGTCACCGACGACACCATCCGCTCCCTGACCATCAGCCAACGGGCCCTGGGCACCCGCTCGGTGGTCCTCATCCACCACACCGGCTGCGGCCTGGAGTCCCTCACCGAGGACTTCCGCACCGAGCTGGAGCACGAGGTGGGCCAGCGGCCGACCTGGGCGGTGGACGGCTTCACCGACGTCGACCAGGACGTGCGGCAGTCCATCAACCGGGTGCGCACCTCCCCGTTCCTGCTCCACACCGACGACGTGCGCGGCTTCGTCTTCGACGTGCACACCGGCCTGCTGCGGGAAATCACGGCCGAGTAA